In Lysinibacillus sp. FSL M8-0337, the following proteins share a genomic window:
- a CDS encoding ECF transporter S component produces the protein MNRQKLMSLTLTAMVAAICAVGAVIKIPSFVSSAALDSAPAFLSVAFLSPVLAGVAGLIGHLITALTSGFQLGPLHLIIAAEMFIVVWLFGVMHKKGMHFWKWPVALILNGVIAPLPFYFIISPAFFWGSLASIFMATVINLLIVAVVMPILSKVFVRKAGRAN, from the coding sequence ATGAATCGACAAAAATTAATGAGTTTGACATTAACAGCCATGGTTGCGGCGATTTGTGCAGTTGGGGCAGTTATTAAAATTCCGTCTTTTGTATCATCGGCGGCACTCGACTCAGCGCCAGCATTTTTAAGCGTTGCATTTTTATCGCCTGTATTGGCAGGAGTAGCAGGGTTAATCGGTCATTTGATTACAGCACTGACATCTGGTTTTCAGCTTGGACCATTGCATCTTATTATTGCGGCCGAAATGTTTATTGTTGTATGGCTATTCGGTGTGATGCACAAAAAAGGTATGCATTTTTGGAAATGGCCGGTTGCGCTTATATTGAACGGTGTGATCGCACCACTCCCATTTTATTTCATCATTAGTCCAGCGTTTTTCTGGGGCTCATTAGCGAGTATTTTCATGGCAACTGTCATCAATTTATTGATTGTCGCTGTCGTGATGCCAATACTCTCGAAAGTGTTTGTTCGTAAGGCAGGGCGAGCAAATTGA
- a CDS encoding bifunctional adenosylcobinamide kinase/adenosylcobinamide-phosphate guanylyltransferase — translation MHVFIGGAYNGKTAYVERLLKDYHYTIIDGELPDVAPDCDALIIKNLEQWLVKRNLEEDEAIIHHILTTLKSLEKNCVVYMIVTDMGRGVVPMEKQARLLRDTCGRLYQALFAEAKQVNRIWYGIAERIK, via the coding sequence ATGCATGTCTTTATCGGAGGAGCCTATAACGGAAAAACCGCTTATGTAGAGCGATTACTAAAAGATTATCACTATACGATAATTGATGGCGAACTACCAGATGTTGCACCTGATTGTGATGCACTAATTATTAAAAATTTAGAACAATGGCTCGTAAAACGCAATTTGGAGGAAGATGAAGCCATTATCCATCACATTTTGACAACACTTAAAAGCCTTGAAAAAAACTGTGTAGTGTATATGATTGTAACCGATATGGGACGTGGTGTTGTACCGATGGAAAAGCAAGCAAGACTATTGCGTGACACGTGTGGTCGCTTGTATCAGGCGTTATTTGCAGAAGCAAAACAAGTAAATCGTATTTGGTATGGCATTGCAGAACGTATTAAATAA
- a CDS encoding histidine phosphatase family protein, with amino-acid sequence MGDIVTVRLMRHAPTKENVEKRYIGWTDSSLAHASVLPIVNDSVRKVYGSDLRRCQETAKCYFPQASYIADARFRETNFGDFEGKTYDQLKTDSRYRRWLDDPMKNAPPKGERFDQFCERVVAGFLALPKDEDDYYLVVHGGVVRALLVAFAPQQEAFWSYQVPHNRLFTLTFSRAAWKEGARCMSLSEEPITEKPLM; translated from the coding sequence ATGGGTGACATTGTTACTGTTCGTTTAATGAGACATGCACCAACAAAAGAAAATGTGGAAAAGCGTTATATTGGCTGGACAGATTCTTCCTTAGCACATGCGTCGGTGCTTCCAATAGTCAATGATTCTGTCAGAAAAGTATATGGCAGTGATTTACGTCGTTGTCAAGAAACAGCGAAATGTTATTTTCCACAAGCTAGCTATATAGCCGATGCGAGATTTCGAGAGACGAATTTTGGTGATTTTGAAGGCAAAACATATGACCAATTAAAGACAGATTCTCGGTACCGTAGATGGTTAGATGACCCAATGAAAAATGCGCCACCAAAAGGTGAAAGATTTGATCAGTTTTGTGAGCGAGTAGTCGCAGGTTTTTTAGCGTTACCAAAAGATGAGGATGACTATTATCTCGTTGTTCATGGTGGGGTGGTGCGAGCGTTACTTGTTGCATTTGCTCCACAACAAGAGGCTTTTTGGTCATATCAAGTACCCCATAATCGCCTATTTACGCTAACGTTTTCCCGAGCAGCTTGGAAGGAGGGAGCTAGATGCATGTCTTTATCGGAGGAGCCTATAACGGAAAAACCGCTTATGTAG
- the cobS gene encoding adenosylcobinamide-GDP ribazoletransferase — MKTIWHSVLLGFQFFTVLPVHKEIPLSKRTITGMFAFLPWIGALMGAVVAAIIYCLTQWTASSEVLLTFMIIGLFALFTGGLHLDGFIDMGDAYFSYRDRDKRLEILDDPRVGAFGVLSVLFLVLGKFVVLHELFVQNKLSLWMLVFIPLLTRVGMSFYFLSLQCSKEKGLAYFFKTHIHHRLLISLMFLTLILAYCGVFVVLSFSMVPLLLMVVLVIAFVLFRQFTVRNFGGVSGDLLGASIEGMEVVLWVTLLLFV; from the coding sequence ATGAAAACTATATGGCACAGTGTATTGCTGGGATTTCAATTTTTTACAGTTTTGCCTGTACATAAAGAAATTCCGTTATCTAAACGGACAATTACTGGAATGTTTGCATTTTTACCTTGGATAGGTGCGCTGATGGGAGCTGTTGTTGCAGCGATAATCTACTGTTTAACACAATGGACAGCCAGCAGTGAAGTCCTCTTAACATTTATGATTATCGGTTTATTTGCATTATTTACAGGAGGCTTGCATCTAGACGGTTTTATCGATATGGGAGATGCTTATTTTTCTTATCGCGATCGCGACAAGCGACTTGAAATTTTAGATGATCCGCGAGTTGGGGCATTTGGTGTACTATCTGTGTTATTTCTAGTGTTAGGAAAATTCGTTGTGCTACATGAACTTTTTGTACAGAACAAACTTTCATTATGGATGCTTGTCTTTATCCCTTTATTGACACGTGTAGGAATGAGTTTCTATTTTCTATCGTTACAATGTTCGAAGGAAAAAGGACTTGCTTATTTTTTTAAAACACATATACATCATCGTTTACTGATAAGCTTGATGTTCCTTACGCTTATACTTGCTTATTGTGGTGTGTTCGTAGTTTTAAGCTTTTCAATGGTGCCATTGCTATTAATGGTCGTTTTAGTCATAGCATTTGTATTGTTTCGGCAGTTTACAGTGCGTAATTTTGGCGGAGTTTCTGGGGACTTGCTAGGTGCTTCAATCGAAGGAATGGAGGTTGTGCTATGGGTGACATTGTTACTGTTCGTTTAA
- a CDS encoding bifunctional adenosylcobinamide kinase/adenosylcobinamide-phosphate guanylyltransferase, producing the protein MPLIFISGGVRSGKSHFAEQEAVLRYQNKDLMDKRLIYIASGVAMDVEMEKRIVRHQADRLKQAIAWHTIEAPYQIQDAFHMLVEGDIVLWDCVTTWLTNAFYEGFDSGTPCVEKPGCLEDKIWFMKSAVLTLLDKKVTLFVVSNELFDEPPYGNEEVELYRQLLGNLHQWLVSISQEAYEINYGIVKKWK; encoded by the coding sequence GTGCCGCTAATTTTTATTTCAGGTGGGGTTCGCAGCGGTAAATCTCACTTTGCCGAACAAGAAGCTGTTTTGCGCTATCAAAATAAAGATTTAATGGACAAACGATTGATATATATTGCTTCTGGTGTTGCCATGGATGTTGAAATGGAAAAACGAATAGTGCGACACCAAGCAGATCGTTTAAAACAAGCGATTGCGTGGCATACAATTGAAGCACCTTATCAAATACAGGATGCCTTTCATATGTTAGTTGAAGGGGATATTGTACTTTGGGACTGTGTGACGACATGGCTGACCAATGCCTTTTATGAAGGATTTGATAGTGGAACGCCATGTGTAGAAAAGCCAGGTTGTCTAGAGGATAAAATATGGTTTATGAAAAGTGCAGTGTTGACGTTACTTGACAAAAAGGTGACGCTTTTTGTCGTTTCCAATGAACTTTTTGATGAACCGCCATATGGAAATGAGGAGGTCGAATTGTACCGCCAATTGCTCGGCAATCTCCATCAATGGCTTGTTTCGATTTCACAGGAAGCCTATGAAATCAATTATGGTATCGTCAAGAAATGGAAATAA
- a CDS encoding histidine phosphatase family protein, which yields MTTFYLVRHGETVWNKEHRLQGWLDSPLSENGILHAKKLGEQLKNIPFTAAYSSTSGRAKETLHYLTAGRKLAIHYEDDLREIFLGHWQGKTVENIMAINRFDYELYTNYPAQFVATHTESFGEVTERAMYTLKNIAQRYPHEHILIVSHGVTIKCIINAILERGIDQLWTAPHIEGTSMTIVERTEESWYVKVIGSTQHLQ from the coding sequence GTGACAACTTTTTATCTAGTTCGACACGGGGAAACAGTTTGGAATAAAGAACATCGATTGCAAGGGTGGTTAGATTCTCCATTGTCTGAAAACGGCATTTTACATGCTAAAAAACTTGGCGAACAATTGAAAAACATTCCCTTTACTGCAGCGTATAGTAGCACAAGCGGTCGTGCAAAAGAAACATTACACTATTTAACGGCAGGTCGTAAGCTAGCAATTCACTATGAGGATGATCTACGTGAAATTTTTTTAGGACATTGGCAAGGGAAAACAGTGGAGAATATTATGGCGATTAACCGTTTTGACTATGAACTGTATACCAATTATCCAGCGCAATTTGTTGCCACTCACACCGAAAGCTTTGGCGAAGTAACAGAACGAGCGATGTATACGTTAAAAAATATAGCCCAACGTTATCCACATGAACATATTTTAATTGTGTCACATGGAGTAACGATTAAATGCATAATTAATGCCATATTAGAGCGGGGCATTGACCAGCTTTGGACAGCGCCACATATAGAGGGGACAAGCATGACCATCGTAGAACGTACTGAAGAAAGCTGGTACGTTAAGGTTATTGGTAGCACACAACATTTACAATAG
- a CDS encoding aminotransferase class I/II-fold pyridoxal phosphate-dependent enzyme: MQLPNHGANPQNVYQQLGLKMPTEVFDFSENVNAAGPPPFVEARWRTFYPLIQRYPDPDGEPFLTKVAHFHRIEKQSIVLGNGASELFTVLARRYVNKRVIVIHPTFSEYERTLKAAGANVVSIVVDDVINYTLPMARLYQEMVHADAVYICTPNNPTGVLPKKEELLRLIAYGAEVACELVLDEAFIDWVSEDHSLIGEVAHNPHVIVVRSMTKMYAIPGLRLGYLVASKIIVSELKAMLSHWNLNAFALVIGAGCLDEHDYCQQAIDYATTQREWLRRFLQDNGCRVTNSVTNYVCFSLPSNQHPDTFFSFCLGQGIVLRHTKNFMGLNGEWFRIGIKDVTAMTYLHNCLQTWFKANKG, from the coding sequence TTGCAATTACCTAATCATGGAGCAAATCCGCAAAATGTCTATCAGCAGCTCGGGCTGAAAATGCCGACAGAAGTATTTGATTTTAGTGAGAATGTCAATGCAGCAGGTCCTCCTCCTTTTGTTGAGGCACGCTGGCGCACATTTTATCCATTAATCCAGCGTTACCCAGATCCAGATGGTGAACCTTTTTTAACAAAGGTGGCCCATTTTCATCGCATTGAAAAACAGTCAATCGTCTTAGGGAATGGGGCATCAGAGTTATTTACTGTGTTAGCCAGACGCTATGTAAATAAACGTGTTATTGTGATTCATCCGACATTTTCGGAGTACGAACGGACGCTAAAGGCTGCCGGGGCGAATGTTGTGTCAATTGTTGTGGATGACGTTATAAACTATACATTACCAATGGCACGTCTTTATCAAGAAATGGTACATGCAGATGCAGTATATATCTGTACACCAAATAATCCAACAGGTGTTTTACCAAAAAAAGAAGAACTCCTCCGCTTAATAGCTTATGGAGCGGAAGTAGCCTGTGAACTCGTATTGGATGAGGCATTTATTGATTGGGTCAGTGAAGATCATTCGTTAATTGGCGAAGTTGCGCATAATCCACATGTTATTGTTGTGCGATCAATGACAAAAATGTATGCCATTCCTGGGTTAAGACTCGGCTATTTAGTTGCAAGCAAAATCATTGTTTCAGAGCTAAAAGCAATGTTGTCACATTGGAATCTCAACGCATTTGCGCTTGTTATCGGTGCGGGCTGTTTGGATGAGCATGATTATTGTCAACAGGCAATCGACTATGCCACAACTCAAAGAGAATGGCTCCGACGTTTTTTGCAAGATAACGGATGCCGTGTGACCAATAGTGTGACAAACTATGTATGCTTTTCATTGCCAAGCAACCAACATCCAGATACATTTTTTAGCTTTTGTTTAGGGCAAGGAATTGTCCTGCGCCATACAAAAAACTTTATGGGATTAAATGGTGAATGGTTCCGCATCGGCATTAAGGATGTAACAGCGATGACCTATTTACATAACTGTTTACAAACGTGGTTTAAAGCAAATAAGGGGTGA
- the cbiB gene encoding adenosylcobinamide-phosphate synthase CbiB, translated as MMLLVIACIIGLLFDLVVGDPPKMPHPVRWIGKLIQAQTALWNKGNMRKFRGMIMALAVVGTTMFVVTVIVVLSYQVNIVFGILIEGLLIGVGLAQRSLKEAAIAVYEPLVQGDFAEARVKLSWIVGRDTDQLDEDEIVRGVVETVSENTSDGVTAPLFYAFLFGAIGLWGYKAVNTLDSMIGYKNEKYKDFGMFAARLDDVLNFIPSRLTGLLMVLGTKNETTVSLGKRLKRWVQDAKKHPSPNSGYLEAATAVQLGVQLGGKNTYQGVASYRATMGEKLVPLTKEHIATSVTHMRIATLLFTLVMLAMEVLIFAIT; from the coding sequence ATGATGTTATTAGTGATTGCCTGTATCATTGGCTTATTATTTGATTTAGTTGTCGGTGATCCTCCCAAAATGCCACATCCAGTACGGTGGATAGGCAAACTTATTCAAGCGCAAACCGCCTTGTGGAATAAGGGCAATATGCGAAAATTTCGTGGGATGATTATGGCGCTTGCTGTCGTTGGAACGACCATGTTTGTTGTAACCGTGATTGTAGTGCTTAGTTATCAAGTGAACATCGTGTTTGGAATTCTAATAGAGGGGTTATTAATTGGCGTTGGACTAGCACAGCGTAGTTTAAAAGAAGCAGCAATAGCTGTCTATGAGCCTCTTGTCCAAGGAGATTTTGCAGAGGCACGTGTGAAATTATCGTGGATTGTTGGGCGAGATACCGATCAGCTTGATGAGGATGAAATTGTTCGGGGTGTAGTAGAAACAGTATCTGAAAATACAAGTGATGGTGTAACCGCGCCACTCTTTTATGCATTTTTATTTGGGGCAATTGGTTTATGGGGATACAAGGCAGTAAACACGTTAGATTCAATGATTGGCTATAAAAATGAAAAATACAAAGATTTTGGTATGTTTGCCGCAAGACTTGATGATGTCCTAAATTTTATTCCTAGTCGTTTAACAGGATTGTTGATGGTACTTGGTACAAAAAATGAAACAACGGTTTCGCTTGGCAAACGCTTAAAACGCTGGGTACAGGATGCTAAAAAACATCCTAGTCCAAATAGCGGTTATTTGGAAGCAGCAACTGCTGTACAGTTAGGCGTACAACTCGGCGGGAAAAATACATATCAAGGTGTTGCATCGTATAGAGCGACGATGGGTGAAAAACTTGTACCGTTAACGAAAGAGCATATTGCAACATCTGTGACTCATATGCGAATTGCTACACTGCTCTTTACGCTTGTTATGTTAGCAATGGAGGTGTTAATTTTTGCAATTACCTAA
- a CDS encoding adenosylcobinamide amidohydrolase, with protein MIVRMEDIKIIDNYVTIQTTTPMKVVSSAMHNPGFGYYTHLLNRSVPKTYDERKPHHELRCFLQSAGFPIDKTVAMMTAVDARFATIREFTYEGLHLVVMITAGLGNAVDITRAFHRQEQYHAGTINTWVLINGKLSDEALFQAMISTTEAKVKALIDENITDPTTGTLATGTSTDSLLIASTEEGDFHQYAGPITMLGKVIGHGVYETMREAIQKYKKEKEANPL; from the coding sequence ATGATTGTACGTATGGAAGATATAAAAATAATAGATAATTATGTTACGATTCAAACAACAACTCCGATGAAAGTTGTCTCGTCAGCGATGCATAATCCAGGCTTTGGCTACTATACACATCTGCTGAATCGCTCTGTACCCAAAACGTACGATGAACGAAAACCACATCATGAATTACGGTGTTTTTTGCAATCAGCGGGTTTTCCCATCGACAAAACCGTTGCGATGATGACAGCGGTAGACGCTCGTTTCGCAACAATACGTGAATTTACATATGAAGGGTTGCATCTAGTTGTTATGATAACGGCAGGCTTGGGCAATGCCGTCGATATTACACGTGCATTTCATCGACAAGAGCAATATCACGCTGGAACGATTAATACGTGGGTGCTAATCAATGGGAAACTATCGGATGAGGCGCTGTTCCAGGCAATGATCTCTACGACAGAGGCAAAGGTTAAAGCACTAATAGATGAAAATATTACGGACCCTACTACGGGTACATTAGCAACAGGCACGTCAACGGATAGTTTGCTTATTGCATCGACAGAAGAAGGCGATTTCCATCAATATGCAGGCCCTATCACAATGTTGGGCAAAGTGATTGGACATGGTGTTTATGAAACGATGCGTGAGGCCATCCAAAAATACAAAAAAGAGAAAGAGGCGAATCCACTATGA
- a CDS encoding aspartate kinase yields MIVCKFGGTSVASAEQIQKVANIVKSNPARKIVAVSAPGKRSGDDIKVTDLLIDLANAALQNENIEEKLQTVVNRYKSIADGLQLDHTICDVITEDLRERVQGDPSNEELFIDSLKAAGEDNNAKLIAAYFNSIGMSARYVSPKEGLVVNDLPERTFALPEAYTNLAPLKDTKEIIVFPGFFGYTKAGILRTFDRGGSDITGSILAAAVEAELYENFTDVDCVFSANPKVVNDPVEIKEITYREMRELSYAGFSVFHDEALMPVYKIGVPVNIKNTNNPSAPGTRIVPSRPATGRPVTGISADSGFSTLYVSKYLMNREVGFGRKLLQILEDENISYEHTPSGLDDISVIMRSNQLTPENEARILTRVKNELQADDVQMRHGFSMIVIVGEGMRNNTGLAARAATAISKTGANIEMINQGSSEVSLVFGVLQEYENRILQALYGEFFAQVQA; encoded by the coding sequence ATGATCGTATGTAAATTTGGTGGAACATCTGTAGCAAGTGCAGAACAAATTCAAAAAGTAGCAAACATTGTAAAATCTAATCCGGCACGCAAAATCGTAGCCGTTTCAGCACCAGGAAAACGTTCTGGTGATGATATAAAAGTAACAGATTTACTAATTGACTTAGCGAATGCGGCATTACAAAATGAAAATATAGAAGAAAAACTACAAACAGTAGTCAATCGTTACAAGTCTATTGCTGACGGTTTACAACTAGATCATACGATTTGTGACGTTATTACAGAAGACTTGCGCGAACGTGTGCAAGGTGATCCTTCCAATGAAGAATTATTTATTGATAGCTTAAAAGCGGCTGGAGAAGATAACAATGCCAAGCTTATTGCAGCGTATTTTAACTCTATCGGTATGTCAGCACGCTATGTAAGTCCAAAAGAAGGTTTGGTCGTCAATGATTTACCTGAGCGTACGTTTGCCTTACCTGAAGCCTATACAAATTTAGCGCCATTAAAAGATACAAAAGAAATTATTGTTTTCCCAGGTTTCTTCGGTTACACTAAAGCGGGCATATTGCGTACGTTTGATCGCGGAGGCTCGGATATTACAGGCTCTATTTTAGCAGCTGCTGTTGAAGCGGAGCTTTATGAAAACTTTACGGATGTGGATTGTGTATTTTCCGCAAATCCGAAAGTCGTGAATGATCCAGTAGAAATTAAAGAAATAACGTATCGCGAAATGCGCGAATTATCCTATGCGGGCTTTTCTGTCTTCCATGATGAAGCATTAATGCCTGTCTATAAGATTGGGGTGCCAGTTAACATAAAAAATACAAATAATCCTTCAGCCCCAGGTACTCGAATTGTACCGAGTCGTCCTGCTACAGGTCGTCCGGTTACAGGTATCTCGGCAGACAGCGGCTTTTCAACGTTATATGTGTCAAAATATTTAATGAACCGTGAAGTAGGGTTCGGTCGTAAGCTTCTACAAATTTTAGAAGATGAAAATATTTCATATGAACATACTCCATCTGGTTTAGATGATATTTCGGTAATTATGCGATCCAACCAACTAACACCAGAAAATGAAGCGCGTATTTTAACGCGTGTGAAAAATGAATTGCAGGCAGATGATGTCCAAATGCGTCATGGATTCTCAATGATTGTGATTGTTGGGGAAGGGATGCGTAATAACACAGGTCTTGCGGCACGTGCAGCAACAGCCATATCTAAAACTGGAGCTAATATTGAAATGATTAATCAAGGCTCGTCTGAAGTAAGTCTTGTATTCGGTGTTCTACAAGAGTATGAAAATCGAATTTTACAAGCACTATATGGAGAATTCTTTGCACAAGTGCAAGCATAA
- a CDS encoding methyl-accepting chemotaxis protein — translation MRIKTRLILVTSIFVLSIMAVGSFGTWSLSKIVSQNNDVNNLMEIKVITKQIQYRLAGLSNDERALLLTNDPTFVSQMEEKSNDIIQQFNQLYSFSIISSEQQTIDDIKENYEEYWNQVQLVIHNHTIDPKKAADIHFGEERRIRKEVLDPSFERFIAQIDQQTEVASASLKSQSKMSQALLLGVAIVATVSGIILGVLLYQSILKPLRQLNIQMNDIAQGNGDLTKTIQVKNKDELGEVAASFNHFISSLKQMMTQISSSSERVAASSEEFSASAEQSKRSSHQITENIQDVSTSMDSQANILHESTIAIVQALQSLESMTHYTADVSEDTNEVSIQADQGEKSVKEIVSSMEAIAQSVDETDKNINSLAEDAVKIGEITTLINDIANQTNLLALNAAIEAARAGEHGKGFAVVAEEVRKLAEQSSGSTNQIKALITRIQETTNETVQTIQKVKTNVGSGVQLTSTTSVQFQDIRQSIAHVTGKVQEIAATTEQLTADFTTVTQQYEIVSSLFKENSESTHEVVAATEEQLASMEEIQSVAHTLTSISDALNQMVRSFKI, via the coding sequence ATGCGTATTAAGACAAGACTTATTCTTGTTACTTCAATTTTTGTGTTATCAATCATGGCCGTCGGTAGTTTCGGGACATGGTCTTTATCGAAAATTGTCTCACAAAATAATGATGTAAATAATTTAATGGAAATTAAAGTGATTACGAAGCAAATACAATATCGGCTTGCCGGTCTCTCAAATGATGAGCGAGCATTACTATTAACTAATGATCCAACATTTGTATCACAAATGGAGGAAAAATCAAACGATATCATACAGCAATTTAATCAATTATATTCCTTTTCCATCATATCTTCAGAGCAACAGACCATTGATGACATTAAGGAAAATTACGAAGAATATTGGAATCAAGTTCAATTAGTTATTCACAATCATACGATTGACCCTAAGAAAGCTGCTGACATTCATTTTGGAGAAGAACGAAGAATACGGAAAGAAGTACTTGACCCTTCGTTTGAACGTTTTATTGCACAAATAGATCAACAAACAGAAGTAGCAAGCGCCAGCTTAAAATCGCAGTCTAAAATGAGCCAAGCACTTCTACTCGGGGTTGCCATAGTTGCCACAGTATCTGGAATCATATTAGGCGTTTTACTTTACCAATCCATTTTAAAACCATTGCGCCAACTAAACATTCAGATGAACGATATCGCGCAAGGAAACGGCGATTTAACTAAAACTATCCAAGTAAAAAACAAAGATGAATTAGGGGAAGTAGCTGCTTCATTTAACCACTTCATTTCTTCATTAAAACAGATGATGACACAAATTAGCTCTTCATCCGAGCGAGTAGCAGCGTCTTCCGAAGAGTTTTCTGCGAGTGCGGAACAATCAAAACGATCTTCGCATCAAATTACGGAAAATATACAAGATGTCTCGACTAGTATGGATAGCCAAGCGAACATTTTACACGAAAGCACTATTGCCATCGTGCAAGCATTGCAAAGTTTAGAAAGTATGACACATTATACAGCTGATGTTTCAGAAGATACGAATGAAGTTAGTATACAGGCGGATCAAGGAGAAAAATCCGTTAAAGAAATTGTTTCGTCCATGGAGGCCATTGCACAATCGGTAGACGAAACAGATAAAAATATCAATTCACTTGCTGAAGATGCTGTCAAAATTGGTGAAATCACAACATTGATAAATGACATTGCCAATCAAACAAATCTTCTTGCCTTAAATGCGGCCATTGAAGCTGCACGTGCAGGAGAGCATGGAAAAGGATTTGCCGTAGTTGCAGAAGAAGTACGGAAATTAGCTGAACAATCCAGTGGCTCGACAAATCAAATCAAAGCACTCATTACACGTATTCAAGAGACAACCAATGAAACCGTTCAAACGATACAAAAAGTGAAAACAAATGTCGGAAGTGGGGTTCAATTAACCTCTACTACTTCCGTACAATTTCAAGATATTAGGCAATCCATTGCCCATGTCACTGGTAAAGTACAAGAAATAGCTGCCACAACAGAACAACTAACAGCCGATTTTACAACAGTTACCCAACAATATGAAATCGTTTCTTCACTCTTTAAGGAAAATTCCGAAAGTACACACGAAGTGGTCGCTGCAACAGAAGAACAGTTAGCTTCTATGGAAGAAATTCAAAGCGTTGCGCACACATTAACGAGCATTTCGGATGCGCTTAATCAGATGGTACGTAGCTTTAAAATCTAA
- a CDS encoding ABC transporter permease subunit has translation MHVSPLETNVKVRNGRIQITKTTKANIVMRLVLWALLLFTLIGPFFLDYGTITWSTAISLTLGNLKMMFLEPAFHQITFATALKQISMTLALAFLATILGAVISFFLAIFSAKNLAPSMVSNGIIAFNSFIRAVPTVLWVLIFAIVAGLGAIACVLGMMLHTIAYLTKAFAESFEELEEGTIEALRASGANWWHIVWHAVVPQSSSYMVSWIFLRFETNYGVAVAMGAAAAAGGIGFELFMASSFYYDLHEVGMITYCALIVAIILELVSLRIKRKLMAKS, from the coding sequence ATGCACGTGTCACCTTTAGAGACAAATGTCAAAGTAAGAAATGGTCGAATTCAAATCACTAAAACGACAAAGGCGAATATCGTCATGCGTCTTGTATTATGGGCACTATTGTTGTTTACACTAATTGGACCATTTTTCCTTGATTATGGGACCATTACATGGTCAACAGCCATTTCCTTAACGCTAGGTAATTTAAAGATGATGTTTTTAGAACCAGCCTTTCATCAAATTACATTTGCTACAGCGTTAAAGCAAATTAGTATGACACTTGCTTTAGCTTTTTTAGCAACGATTTTAGGAGCAGTCATCTCCTTTTTCCTTGCTATCTTTAGCGCGAAAAACTTAGCACCTTCAATGGTGTCAAATGGAATAATCGCTTTTAACTCATTTATTAGAGCTGTACCTACAGTTCTGTGGGTGTTAATCTTTGCGATTGTTGCAGGTCTCGGTGCAATTGCTTGTGTACTTGGGATGATGCTACATACCATTGCTTACTTAACAAAGGCATTTGCTGAATCATTTGAGGAGTTAGAAGAAGGTACTATAGAAGCATTGCGGGCGTCAGGAGCGAATTGGTGGCATATTGTATGGCATGCTGTCGTTCCGCAGTCTTCGTCCTATATGGTGTCGTGGATTTTCTTACGCTTTGAAACGAACTATGGTGTGGCAGTGGCGATGGGTGCAGCGGCGGCGGCAGGTGGTATTGGCTTTGAGTTATTTATGGCTTCTAGTTTTTACTATGATTTACACGAAGTTGGGATGATTACGTATTGCGCTCTTATTGTCGCCATCATCTTAGAGCTTGTGTCCCTTCGTATTAAAAGAAAATTAATGGCGAAATCATAA